A portion of the Colius striatus isolate bColStr4 chromosome 1, bColStr4.1.hap1, whole genome shotgun sequence genome contains these proteins:
- the LOC133629617 gene encoding uncharacterized protein LOC133629617: MIANGFWKVLLEPFLWGRAAGTAEGLKTSLENQRFKAALENRFLVLLVVLLVGIYCGTLLSAWRMQAKAGTEEDDKGALEMSFHVNMMNSDWALKSLGATIDMKRTSPTYRLPARVHLTAIAVQHIVEEDSLSVAASSAPKGLAVYGFEAESEEETWLGSFIYDVAKESIQPFSLKVRVINVEAELSLPPRVSNVEAELSLPPRVSNVEAEVILPRRFVSVETQVSLPLAPSSDTAPEQPAAECHRAQEDAGMIFSLACTLAVCLWNWLQHTHPFARLKTSLENQRFKAALENRFLVLLVVLLVGIYCGTLLSAWRMQAKAGTEEDDKGALEMSFHVNMMNSDWALKSLGATIDMKRTSPTYRCGWKWGYSLLLNRRCTEDEPDTILQMDVSQGKRWCFPGHSGHVVIRLPARVHLTAIAVQHIVEEDSLSVAASSAPKGLAVYGFEAESEEETWLGSFIYDVAKESIQPFSLKNTQISRAFSSIKVLVMSNWGSPKYTCISRVRVHGRMA, from the exons ATGATTGCCAATGGCTTTTGGAAGGTGCTCCTGGAGCCCTTCCTTTGGGGaagagctgctggcactgctgaagg GCTGAAGACATCCCTGGAGAACCAGAGGTTCAAGGCAGCCCTGGAAAACAGGTTCTTGGTGCTGCTCGTAGTGCTTCTGG TTGGCATTTACTGTGGGACTCTGCTGTCAGCGTGGAGGATGCAGGCGAAGGCAGGCACAGAG GAAGATGACAAGGGAGCACTGGAGATGTCTTTTCATGTCAACATGATGAATTCTGACTGGGCCCTGAAAAGCTTGG gtGCCACCATTGACATGAAGAGAACTTCCCCCACCTACAG gctgccagcCCGAGTCCACCTGACTGCCATCGCTGTGCAGCACATCGTTGAGGAAGACTCCTTGTCTGTGGCTGCCAGCAGTGCTCCCAAAGGCCTGGCTGTCTAT GGATTTGAGGCTGAAAGTGAAGAGGAAACTTGGCTCGGTTCGTTCATCTATGATGTGGCAAAAGAGTCCATTCAGCCCTTCTCTCTGAAGGTACG GGTCATCAATGTAGAGGCAGAACTCAGCTTGCCACCCAGGGTCAGCAATGTAGAGGCAGAACTCAGCTTGCCACCTAGGGTGAGCAATGTAGAGGCAGAAGTCATCTTGCCACGTAGGTTCGTCAGTGTAGAGACCCAAGTCAGCTTGCCACTAGCTCCCAGCTCGGACACTGCTCCAGAGCAGCCGGCGGCAGAGTGCCACAGAGCCCAAGAAGATGCAG GGATGATCTTCAGCCTCGCCTGCACACTGGCAGTCTGCCTGTGGAACTGGctgcaacacacacacccctttGCTAG GCTGAAGACATCCCTGGAGAACCAGAGGTTCAAGGCAGCCCTGGAAAACAGGTTCTTGGTGCTGCTCGTAGTGCTTCTGG TTGGCATTTACTGTGGGACTCTGCTGTCAGCGTGGAGGATGCAGGCGAAGGCAGGCACAGAG GAAGATGACAAGGGAGCACTGGAGATGTCTTTTCATGTCAACATGATGAATTCTGACTGGGCCCTGAAAAGCTTGG gtGCCACCATTGACATGAAGAGAACTTCCCCCACCTACAGGTGCGGATGGAAGTGGGGCTACAGTCTTTTGCTGAACAGAAGGTGCACTGAGGATGAGCCTGACACCATCTTGCAG atggATGTCTCCCAGGGCAAgcgctggtgtttcccagggcattctggccacgttgtcatcaggctgccagcCCGAGTCCACCTGACTGCCATCGCTGTGCAGCACATCGTTGAGGAAGACTCCTTGTCTGTGGCTGCCAGCAGTGCTCCCAAAGGCCTGGCTGTCTAT GGATTTGAGGCTGAAAGTGAAGAGGAAACTTGGCTCGGTTCGTTCATCTATGATGTGGCAAAAGAGTCCATTCAGCCCTTCTCTCTGAAG aaCACACAGATCTCCAGAGCTTTTTCCTCCATCAAAGTTCTTGTGATGAGCAACTGGGGAAGCCCAAAGTACACGTGCATTTCTCGAGTCCGGGTTCATGGGAGGATGGCATAA